One genomic window of Agarivorans sp. Alg241-V36 includes the following:
- a CDS encoding ABC transporter substrate-binding protein, translating into MNKKLISFASGAALLAASFGTSAAEKLTLQLKWVTQAQFAGYYVALNKGFYQDQGIDLTIKPGGPDIAPAQVLAGGGADVVVDWLPSALATREKGLPLVNIGQIYGKSGMMLTCLKSSGISSPADFKGKTLGVWFFGNEYPFLSWMSKLGYATTGGEDGVTVLKQGFNVDPIFQGQADCVSTMTYNEYGQVLDGGLSNEELMLFKYEEEGVATLEDGLYVLEDSLKDSKKLATYAKFLKATIQGWEWAAANPKEAGLIVLDYDDTGAQTEEHQIRMANEVAKLLASSDKGIGYLDPAAFDRTVNVLLDSDSTPVITKKPEGAYTHAVFEAAAKL; encoded by the coding sequence ATGAATAAGAAACTGATTTCATTCGCATCGGGCGCTGCATTACTTGCAGCGAGTTTTGGGACATCTGCAGCAGAGAAGCTGACTTTACAGCTAAAGTGGGTAACTCAAGCACAGTTTGCTGGATACTACGTTGCGCTAAACAAAGGCTTTTACCAAGACCAAGGAATTGATTTAACGATTAAACCCGGTGGGCCCGACATAGCGCCAGCTCAAGTGCTTGCCGGTGGCGGTGCCGACGTAGTTGTAGATTGGTTACCTTCTGCTTTAGCGACAAGAGAGAAAGGTTTGCCACTGGTTAACATAGGGCAGATTTATGGCAAATCAGGCATGATGTTAACCTGTTTGAAATCTAGCGGCATTAGTAGCCCTGCCGACTTTAAAGGCAAAACCTTAGGGGTGTGGTTTTTTGGTAACGAATACCCTTTCTTGAGCTGGATGTCTAAATTAGGCTACGCCACTACAGGCGGCGAAGATGGAGTTACAGTGCTAAAACAAGGGTTTAATGTGGACCCTATTTTCCAAGGCCAAGCTGACTGCGTTTCTACCATGACCTACAACGAATATGGTCAAGTACTTGATGGCGGTTTAAGCAACGAAGAACTGATGCTGTTTAAGTATGAAGAAGAAGGCGTAGCCACCTTAGAAGACGGTTTGTATGTGCTAGAAGACAGCTTAAAAGACAGTAAAAAGCTAGCTACTTACGCCAAGTTTTTGAAAGCGACTATTCAAGGCTGGGAATGGGCGGCAGCTAACCCTAAAGAAGCGGGCCTAATAGTATTGGATTACGATGATACTGGCGCTCAAACTGAAGAGCACCAAATTCGCATGGCAAACGAAGTAGCAAAATTACTGGCTAGCAGTGATAAAGGAATTGGCTACTTAGATCCAGCTGCCTTTGACCGCACCGTAAATGTTCTGCTTGATAGTGATTCAACTCCAGTAATCACCAAAAAGCCGGAAGGCGCTTACACTCATGCAGTATTTGAAGCCGCGGCAAAACTATAA
- a CDS encoding DUF2937 family protein yields MLVNTLDKVLFAVLLLGFMQLPLLSNHYLQFVSGQHDVLQQQVDNFQQNAELHQYSSINAMIDDFKNNPNLAVRTDAEQKQQTMYEYEELSQAITVFEQGSYYQKAKYMLSPQRWETLEKVLGNFKPGISLEPLLLAYSGLAALLFGGLLMWPIRRVGRTLKS; encoded by the coding sequence TTGTTGGTTAATACCTTAGACAAGGTTTTGTTTGCGGTTCTGTTGTTGGGCTTTATGCAGTTGCCGCTGTTAAGCAATCATTACTTACAGTTTGTCAGTGGTCAACATGATGTATTGCAACAGCAAGTGGACAACTTTCAACAGAATGCTGAGTTGCACCAATACTCAAGCATTAACGCGATGATTGATGACTTTAAGAATAATCCTAACTTGGCGGTGCGCACAGACGCCGAGCAAAAACAGCAAACCATGTATGAATACGAGGAGCTGAGCCAAGCAATTACAGTCTTTGAGCAAGGCTCTTATTATCAAAAAGCCAAATACATGCTTAGCCCTCAGCGCTGGGAAACGCTTGAAAAAGTACTCGGTAACTTCAAACCTGGTATATCTTTAGAGCCATTATTATTAGCCTATAGTGGATTGGCCGCTTTGTTGTTTGGCGGCCTGCTGATGTGGCCGATTAGAAGGGTGGGGCGGACACTTAAGTCTTAA
- a CDS encoding ABC transporter permease: MPKYVLTISYLCLLASQVVVVSSSGQGFYQQSPGLLILLAVAAYAVTALLSQLTQLAETHPNYAAVTKVLVPSLFAFLLLLTWQSIVVGFAVSAVLLPAPSAIFYSLSNNLPMFWADFKQTYLKAVLAGYFLGCSAGFIVAQLAVKSRFLRLGLVPLGNFMSAIPIVGIAPIMVMWFGFDWQSKAAVIVVMTFFPMFINTLAGLQSTDAIHSDLMHTYAANKSQIFIKSQLPQALPFIFNALKLNSTLALIGAIVAEFFGTPIVGMGFRISTEVGRMNMDMVWATIVVAAIAGSLSYGALALLERSLLFWHPSFRGTHKR; encoded by the coding sequence ATGCCTAAGTATGTTTTAACCATTAGTTACCTCTGTTTATTAGCTAGCCAAGTAGTGGTAGTTAGCTCCAGTGGGCAAGGTTTTTACCAACAATCTCCAGGCTTATTAATACTGCTTGCGGTAGCAGCTTATGCCGTTACCGCCTTGCTAAGCCAGCTCACGCAGCTTGCCGAGACTCATCCTAACTACGCGGCTGTCACTAAAGTCCTAGTGCCCAGTTTGTTTGCCTTTTTGTTATTGCTTACTTGGCAAAGCATCGTGGTAGGTTTTGCTGTCTCAGCAGTATTGCTGCCAGCCCCTAGCGCTATTTTCTATAGTTTAAGCAATAACCTCCCGATGTTTTGGGCTGACTTTAAACAAACTTATTTGAAGGCGGTTCTGGCGGGTTATTTTCTTGGTTGCAGCGCTGGGTTCATTGTTGCTCAACTGGCGGTAAAGAGCCGTTTTTTGCGCCTTGGCTTAGTACCTCTAGGTAACTTTATGTCGGCGATCCCCATTGTAGGTATCGCGCCTATCATGGTGATGTGGTTTGGTTTTGACTGGCAGTCAAAAGCCGCAGTGATTGTAGTTATGACATTTTTCCCCATGTTTATTAATACACTTGCGGGTTTACAGTCAACCGACGCCATTCATAGCGACTTAATGCATACCTACGCAGCCAACAAGTCACAAATTTTTATTAAAAGCCAACTGCCACAGGCTTTGCCCTTCATTTTTAACGCCTTAAAACTCAACTCGACCCTGGCACTGATTGGCGCAATTGTGGCTGAGTTTTTTGGCACACCTATCGTAGGTATGGGCTTTCGGATTTCTACTGAGGTAGGGCGAATGAACATGGATATGGTTTGGGCCACAATTGTTGTTGCGGCAATTGCTGGTTCTTTAAGTTATGGAGCTCTGGCTCTGTTGGAAAGGTCACTACTGTTTTGGCATCCCTCATTTAGAGGAACACATAAGCGCTAG
- a CDS encoding carbohydrate porin, translating to MKLSKLSLACLAAVSSLSLSGGANASTEGFEFHGYFRAGLLTSAENDFKKANFAGQKETLGRLGLEADNDASLNFANTWAFDDGRSVKVNVGLGDYGQESSLSASADAFQMGFGQLFIEFDGMSSSGIFWGGKREYGKDNYIFMTDFFYSDMSGTGVGITGYEVGDALLDFAYIASDRVDPTIDRWATDDAGNLENLNNIMHAFQFGVTYGALELSAMYKTMPDNWDYDGKEWAETGYDLTAIYTLNSFFGIPGNGFSKIIAQAGKGLGSGNLLAGTITSYNAYHPGSQFQGEHPDWTWSSASAGGDANRLLTMVDEKDTSARLLLWGGYTLDNGIGFFPSIQGQYNDHHENDLGSYDYWISAMVRPTFPVSDHFYVQGELGYVHNNWSGATSNQSKITVAPTFILPTGMGPAPEIRLLATYLPKSWTHTNESGESDSDFILGFQADVWW from the coding sequence ATGAAATTGTCTAAACTATCGCTTGCGTGCTTAGCAGCAGTGTCTAGCTTGTCTCTCTCTGGTGGTGCTAACGCGTCTACCGAAGGTTTTGAGTTTCATGGTTACTTTCGTGCTGGGCTGTTAACAAGTGCCGAAAACGATTTTAAAAAAGCTAATTTTGCTGGCCAAAAAGAAACCTTAGGTCGTTTAGGTTTGGAAGCCGATAACGACGCTAGCCTTAACTTTGCTAATACTTGGGCCTTTGATGATGGCCGCTCAGTTAAAGTAAATGTTGGCTTAGGGGATTACGGCCAAGAGAGCTCACTAAGCGCCAGTGCCGATGCCTTCCAAATGGGTTTTGGCCAGTTATTTATTGAATTTGATGGCATGTCGTCGAGCGGCATATTCTGGGGGGGGAAACGAGAATACGGTAAAGACAACTACATCTTTATGACCGACTTTTTCTACAGTGATATGTCGGGTACTGGTGTAGGTATTACTGGTTATGAAGTTGGCGATGCACTGCTGGATTTCGCTTACATTGCCAGTGACCGTGTTGACCCCACTATTGACCGTTGGGCTACTGACGATGCGGGCAATCTAGAAAACCTTAATAACATCATGCATGCCTTTCAATTTGGCGTGACTTACGGCGCGCTTGAATTGTCGGCTATGTATAAAACCATGCCAGATAACTGGGATTATGATGGTAAAGAGTGGGCTGAAACGGGCTACGATTTAACCGCGATTTACACCCTAAATAGCTTCTTTGGTATTCCTGGTAATGGCTTCTCTAAAATTATTGCTCAAGCAGGTAAAGGTTTAGGTTCAGGCAATTTGCTAGCAGGTACAATTACCTCATATAACGCTTACCACCCTGGTTCGCAGTTTCAGGGTGAGCACCCAGATTGGACCTGGAGCTCGGCTTCTGCTGGAGGTGACGCGAACCGCTTATTAACAATGGTAGATGAGAAAGATACCTCTGCCCGCTTATTGTTGTGGGGCGGTTACACCCTAGATAACGGCATCGGTTTCTTCCCTTCCATTCAAGGTCAATACAACGATCACCACGAAAATGATCTAGGTAGCTACGACTACTGGATTTCAGCAATGGTTCGCCCAACCTTCCCAGTAAGCGACCATTTCTACGTGCAGGGTGAATTGGGTTATGTGCACAACAACTGGAGTGGCGCTACCTCAAACCAATCTAAAATTACTGTTGCACCCACCTTTATCTTACCTACTGGCATGGGACCTGCGCCAGAAATTCGCTTGCTAGCCACTTATTTGCCTAAGTCGTGGACCCACACTAACGAATCTGGTGAATCAGATAGTGATTTCATCTTAGGTTTCCAAGCAGACGTTTGGTGGTAA
- a CDS encoding ABC transporter ATP-binding protein, which translates to MMLAIQQPQEEQVAPAANINRSMISVEDLSLVFDTNDGPVNALSNINLNINEGDFVSFIGPSGCGKTTLLRVIADLEQATSGSIKVDGTSPKDARLNRLYGYVFQAPGLLPWRTIQQNCALPMEISGQSGAHQQKQIDKNLKMVGLQDFHNKFPWQLSGGMQQRASIARALCINPQLLLMDEPFGALDEITRDHMNMELLRIWQETQKTVVFVTHSIDEAVLLSTHIVVMSPRPGRIVKVIESPLPKLKTLALRDQAAFHQLAAEIRSALANDHAID; encoded by the coding sequence ATGATGCTAGCAATACAACAGCCCCAAGAAGAACAAGTAGCACCAGCGGCTAACATCAATCGTTCGATGATATCGGTAGAAGACCTTTCGCTGGTATTCGACACTAACGATGGTCCAGTTAACGCGCTTTCAAACATTAACTTGAATATTAACGAGGGCGATTTCGTGTCATTTATCGGCCCCTCTGGCTGTGGTAAAACCACCCTATTGCGGGTAATTGCTGACTTAGAGCAAGCCACTTCAGGAAGCATTAAAGTAGACGGCACTTCACCTAAAGATGCGCGACTCAATCGACTTTATGGCTATGTGTTTCAAGCACCTGGCCTATTACCATGGCGCACTATTCAACAAAACTGCGCCTTACCAATGGAAATATCTGGACAGTCTGGCGCTCATCAACAAAAACAAATCGATAAAAATCTAAAGATGGTTGGCCTTCAGGATTTTCACAATAAGTTTCCTTGGCAGCTATCCGGAGGCATGCAACAACGCGCCTCTATTGCTCGAGCTTTATGTATTAATCCGCAGTTGCTGCTAATGGACGAGCCCTTTGGTGCCTTAGATGAAATTACCCGTGACCACATGAATATGGAGTTACTGCGCATCTGGCAGGAAACTCAAAAAACCGTGGTGTTTGTTACCCATTCTATCGACGAAGCAGTGCTTCTCTCCACCCATATCGTAGTGATGTCGCCGCGCCCAGGGCGCATTGTAAAAGTGATTGAGAGCCCCTTGCCTAAGTTAAAAACACTCGCATTACGCGACCAGGCTGCTTTTCATCAATTGGCTGCCGAAATTCGCAGCGCCCTAGCCAACGACCATGCCATTGATTAG
- a CDS encoding MalM family protein, with product MKTILAASVVLALTACSNNQSMIVDYGTDDTQEIQKIAPEEGYAALKQAAICCDSLKQLDYQLVTAPGKLDFTITASDPVFNFSSGRSFVKAFELPNAQGATNIDVSAPIVNSVFVPSILVLDEDHQPLQLFDDNTINYDPSSIVSVDRYYGNILLPSRYGEQQKAKYLLVFTTAEAMQQQTKLNPPDSKAAETGRVDVNMKIHMNKPIPHTAIGAARLAFDYVPAGQQNADALAAAAVVTTSSSAIEVVPSESSVDSISANSASSNSHIPNIEPEVAAMFEQLIQQAVSDGNYDKALKIVKDAEQAGLVNANEVFVKAVKAQ from the coding sequence ATGAAAACAATTTTGGCCGCGAGTGTAGTGTTAGCCTTGACTGCCTGTAGTAATAATCAAAGCATGATTGTTGACTACGGTACAGACGATACCCAAGAGATCCAAAAAATTGCGCCAGAAGAAGGTTATGCAGCTTTAAAGCAAGCGGCAATATGCTGTGATTCTTTAAAACAGCTTGATTACCAGTTAGTTACTGCGCCTGGCAAATTAGACTTTACCATTACGGCCAGTGATCCAGTATTTAACTTTAGCTCTGGGCGCTCCTTTGTTAAAGCTTTTGAACTACCGAATGCTCAAGGTGCAACCAATATTGATGTATCGGCGCCTATTGTAAATAGTGTGTTTGTGCCTTCGATATTAGTGTTAGATGAAGACCATCAGCCATTGCAGTTGTTTGACGACAATACAATTAACTACGATCCGAGCTCGATCGTGAGCGTAGATCGCTACTACGGCAATATACTGCTGCCAAGCCGCTATGGAGAACAGCAAAAGGCAAAATACCTATTGGTGTTTACTACGGCTGAGGCAATGCAGCAGCAAACTAAGTTGAACCCGCCAGACAGTAAGGCCGCTGAAACCGGTAGGGTGGATGTAAATATGAAAATTCATATGAACAAACCCATACCACATACTGCCATTGGTGCCGCTCGTCTCGCTTTTGATTATGTTCCTGCTGGGCAGCAAAATGCAGACGCACTTGCTGCCGCTGCTGTAGTTACAACCAGCAGTAGCGCAATAGAGGTTGTGCCGAGCGAATCTAGCGTAGATAGCATTTCCGCTAACTCGGCAAGTAGCAACAGCCACATCCCTAATATTGAACCTGAAGTAGCAGCCATGTTTGAGCAACTTATTCAGCAAGCGGTCTCCGATGGGAACTATGATAAAGCCTTAAAAATAGTTAAAGACGCAGAACAAGCAGGTTTAGTGAATGCCAATGAGGTGTTTGTTAAGGCTGTAAAAGCACAGTAA
- a CDS encoding ABC transporter permease, which translates to MKNLNIGASWLPLASMILAIIGIWYLAALIMNGNQLINQLERKKQQWSYSQIASQAYQVKRPMLPAPHQVALELKKSVFDTSVSSKRSLVHHSLITLNSTMLGFFLGSVVGIVIAIGIVHNKTLEASLMPWIIASQTIPILAIAPIIVVVLGALNITGVLPKAVISMYLSFFPVTIGMVKGLRASDTLHVELMRTYNASALQTFWKLRWYSAQPYLFASLKVAIAAALVGAIVAELPTGAQGGLGSRLLSGSYYGQTQQIWAALIMAALLGSLLVWIVNLAETALLKRRGGLSNA; encoded by the coding sequence ATGAAAAATCTCAATATTGGAGCCAGTTGGCTACCGCTCGCCAGCATGATTTTAGCCATTATTGGCATCTGGTATCTGGCAGCGTTGATCATGAATGGTAACCAACTAATCAACCAGCTAGAGCGTAAAAAACAGCAGTGGTCATACAGCCAAATTGCTAGTCAAGCCTATCAAGTAAAACGACCAATGCTGCCGGCGCCTCATCAAGTGGCCTTAGAGTTGAAAAAGTCGGTGTTTGATACGTCGGTAAGCTCTAAGCGATCTTTAGTTCACCATAGCCTAATCACCTTAAACTCCACCATGCTGGGTTTTTTCTTGGGCTCTGTTGTAGGCATTGTTATTGCCATAGGCATTGTTCATAACAAGACCTTAGAGGCGAGTTTAATGCCTTGGATAATTGCTTCCCAAACCATTCCCATACTCGCCATTGCGCCGATTATTGTGGTGGTATTAGGCGCGCTAAATATCACCGGGGTACTACCTAAAGCGGTTATCTCAATGTACTTGTCTTTCTTCCCGGTCACCATTGGCATGGTAAAAGGCTTACGCGCCTCCGACACTCTGCATGTTGAACTCATGCGCACCTACAATGCCAGCGCACTGCAAACATTTTGGAAGCTGAGGTGGTATTCGGCGCAACCCTACTTATTTGCCAGTTTAAAAGTTGCGATTGCGGCCGCGTTAGTGGGGGCCATTGTGGCCGAACTCCCCACGGGTGCTCAGGGAGGTTTGGGTTCACGTTTGTTAAGCGGCTCTTACTACGGCCAAACGCAGCAGATTTGGGCAGCCCTGATCATGGCAGCCCTGCTCGGCTCGTTACTGGTATGGATAGTTAACCTAGCAGAAACCGCCTTGCTAAAACGTCGCGGAGGGCTGAGTAATGCCTAA
- a CDS encoding methyl-accepting chemotaxis protein yields MIRLFSNKKARNTSLVRRMYLGFAVMVSLFIVTVALMLSGTSRVHQQLLMVNSDALPLVTYSNLTSVNLLIADKTFKDFLTTENSAKQQEFANKFEQDHQAFLAALAKLKQATLKDSSLTEQLFALEELEQRYFAESKLAMANYRNQLSAQSERRITARRFQQLQTELRLGMSEFVNSQDDLAVKLMAKSYFEKLKQTETITSDALASDDVKAIAEAIKNNKRSVTRLNFSYQGLATQLPELSQHFDQATKQFIQDVGKKGGVLDLHHRSVKSRNLLYQNIAVLAEEVDKALAILGEFRQAANVLKDSAIDSAETIYRDSYQHAFVIGGVVSAFLLFLAWILSRNVRKPLASMLQTLEALTAGDMRQRVDNHSFIEFEQLGAHINTLASHLQSILQKLGVTSTNLAEVSAQNQSAMSDSSERLGEQRHQTATVATAMTEMEHSVKDVEASARSSMQKVGDVESAVRTGSLVMSNNTATINTLSGQLNESVDAVSAVQQMSVDIGSILDVIQQIAMQTNLLALNAAIEAARAGEQGRGFSVVADEVRVLAKRTTDATSEIEEMIQGLQDKSEDASAVIQRCVSEMQNSVEHSEQANKAMTDIQTSIAEISQMSYQIAHAAEEQTTTANMIARSLEDINHVADSNTHSMKLVAKVSNKLDELAHQQNELVLGFKV; encoded by the coding sequence ATGATTAGATTGTTCTCAAATAAAAAGGCTCGCAATACTTCTCTAGTTAGACGAATGTATTTAGGTTTTGCAGTAATGGTGTCGCTATTTATTGTTACTGTAGCTTTAATGCTTAGTGGGACTAGCCGGGTGCACCAGCAGCTGCTGATGGTGAACTCTGATGCCCTTCCCTTAGTCACCTATTCCAACCTTACCAGCGTAAATTTGCTGATCGCCGATAAAACCTTTAAAGATTTTTTGACTACAGAAAACAGCGCTAAGCAGCAAGAGTTTGCCAACAAATTCGAGCAAGATCATCAAGCTTTTTTAGCTGCATTGGCAAAGCTTAAGCAAGCTACGCTAAAAGACTCTTCTCTGACTGAGCAACTATTTGCATTAGAAGAACTAGAACAGCGCTACTTTGCCGAGTCTAAACTGGCTATGGCTAACTACCGTAATCAGCTCTCTGCTCAAAGCGAGCGGAGAATAACCGCTCGCCGCTTTCAACAGTTGCAAACTGAATTGCGTCTTGGCATGAGCGAATTCGTAAATAGCCAAGATGATTTAGCCGTAAAACTCATGGCTAAAAGCTATTTTGAAAAACTAAAACAAACCGAAACCATTACTTCAGATGCTTTGGCTAGTGATGATGTAAAAGCCATTGCAGAGGCAATAAAAAATAACAAGCGCAGTGTTACCAGGCTTAATTTTTCATATCAAGGTTTGGCTACGCAACTGCCCGAACTTAGCCAGCACTTTGACCAAGCAACTAAGCAATTTATTCAAGACGTAGGCAAAAAAGGTGGGGTATTAGATTTACATCACCGCTCGGTTAAATCACGCAATTTACTGTATCAAAACATTGCGGTGCTGGCCGAAGAAGTGGATAAGGCTCTGGCCATATTAGGTGAATTTAGACAAGCAGCTAACGTACTAAAAGATAGCGCCATTGATAGTGCCGAAACTATTTACCGCGACAGTTATCAGCACGCCTTTGTTATTGGTGGGGTGGTGAGTGCCTTCTTACTGTTTTTAGCTTGGATCTTGTCGCGTAACGTACGTAAACCTTTAGCCAGTATGCTGCAAACTCTCGAAGCCCTTACCGCTGGTGATATGCGCCAGCGAGTGGACAACCATAGCTTTATCGAATTTGAACAGTTGGGCGCGCACATTAATACCTTAGCGAGTCACTTGCAGAGCATTTTACAAAAGCTTGGGGTTACTTCGACTAACTTGGCCGAGGTGTCTGCGCAAAATCAGTCTGCCATGTCGGATTCAAGTGAGCGCCTTGGTGAGCAGCGCCATCAAACTGCTACTGTTGCGACTGCCATGACCGAAATGGAACACTCTGTTAAAGATGTAGAGGCAAGTGCGAGAAGCTCGATGCAAAAGGTGGGGGATGTAGAGTCGGCAGTGCGCACCGGTAGCTTAGTTATGAGTAACAATACTGCCACTATCAATACCTTATCTGGTCAACTTAATGAATCAGTAGATGCGGTGTCTGCTGTGCAGCAAATGAGTGTAGATATTGGCTCTATTCTCGACGTGATTCAGCAAATAGCTATGCAAACCAATCTACTGGCGCTAAATGCTGCTATCGAGGCAGCCAGAGCGGGTGAGCAAGGGCGTGGGTTCTCGGTAGTGGCGGACGAAGTGCGGGTGTTGGCAAAACGCACTACAGATGCTACTAGCGAAATTGAAGAAATGATCCAAGGTTTACAAGATAAATCTGAAGATGCCAGTGCGGTGATTCAACGCTGCGTAAGTGAAATGCAAAACAGTGTGGAGCACTCTGAGCAGGCTAATAAGGCAATGACTGACATTCAAACCAGCATCGCCGAAATTAGCCAAATGAGCTATCAAATTGCTCATGCCGCCGAAGAGCAAACCACCACCGCTAATATGATTGCCCGAAGTTTGGAAGACATTAATCATGTTGCCGATTCCAATACTCACTCTATGAAGCTTGTTGCTAAGGTGAGTAACAAATTGGATGAGTTAGCCCATCAGCAAAATGAACTGGTATTGGGCTTTAAAGTGTAA
- a CDS encoding GGDEF domain-containing protein — MKYCRQEIYYPLLVVFTISLMLWQQFGMNITLNYPIDQHFNATALNDDINGGASVGTLKVNDASVTLHCKTVDSHTFPFCSMLIPLKAKLKQFADLSKFDTLNIDLTTVDLRRDTVLIYLLNNEQDLPSGNDRISHTRANIQAINPTIGRVQYQLALNQFYVPSWWVFAKPYDIDTGAKLDNVEYLQIATGDNRALKDLEITLHSFSFSGKWINAQDLYFLLLSLWITSIVVHAIFLAGKMRNKYINSKTQAEELNKINSFLSIERDKYKTMAKHDPLTKLLNRAGLSSTLSTLMSEFSHSSKTASLIMFDIDHFKQINDQHGHDVGDQVLVSISQRVSEIIRAEDVFARWGGEEFVIVCPNTQLKGACVLAENIRTLIANSPLIEQQQVTSSFGVAQLNSANIDTWFKRADEALYKAKMNGRNKIEFS; from the coding sequence ATGAAGTATTGTCGACAAGAAATCTACTATCCCTTGTTGGTGGTATTCACCATAAGCCTTATGTTGTGGCAACAGTTTGGTATGAACATAACGCTCAACTACCCCATTGATCAGCACTTTAATGCGACAGCACTTAACGATGACATAAATGGGGGAGCTTCCGTTGGCACCCTTAAGGTTAACGATGCCAGTGTTACTTTGCACTGCAAAACCGTAGACTCGCACACCTTTCCGTTTTGCAGCATGTTAATTCCACTTAAAGCCAAGCTAAAGCAATTTGCCGACTTATCTAAATTTGACACCTTAAACATAGACTTAACCACCGTTGATTTAAGGCGTGATACGGTGCTGATTTACCTGCTAAACAATGAGCAAGACTTACCAAGTGGTAATGACAGAATCAGCCATACTCGCGCCAATATTCAAGCTATCAATCCAACCATTGGTCGCGTTCAATACCAGCTAGCATTGAATCAATTTTATGTTCCATCATGGTGGGTGTTCGCTAAACCCTATGACATAGACACTGGCGCCAAGCTAGATAATGTTGAGTACTTACAAATTGCCACCGGCGATAATCGTGCACTTAAAGATCTCGAAATAACCCTGCATTCCTTTAGCTTTAGTGGAAAGTGGATAAATGCTCAAGACCTGTACTTTTTGCTACTCTCGCTATGGATAACCAGCATTGTGGTGCATGCTATTTTCCTTGCAGGTAAAATGCGAAATAAATACATAAATTCGAAGACGCAAGCTGAAGAGCTTAATAAAATTAATAGTTTTTTGAGCATTGAACGCGACAAGTACAAAACCATGGCTAAGCATGATCCGCTGACTAAATTGCTTAATCGAGCCGGCTTAAGTAGCACCCTTTCTACATTAATGAGTGAGTTTTCTCATTCATCCAAAACGGCCAGCTTAATCATGTTTGATATTGACCACTTTAAACAAATCAATGACCAACATGGTCATGATGTGGGTGATCAAGTATTAGTCTCTATCAGTCAGCGGGTCTCTGAGATAATTAGAGCCGAAGATGTATTTGCCCGCTGGGGCGGCGAAGAGTTTGTGATTGTGTGCCCTAATACCCAGTTAAAAGGCGCTTGTGTCTTAGCCGAAAACATTCGAACTCTCATCGCTAACAGCCCACTAATAGAGCAGCAACAAGTCACCAGCTCCTTTGGTGTTGCACAGCTAAACTCGGCTAATATTGATAC